Proteins encoded in a region of the Planococcus shixiaomingii genome:
- a CDS encoding ion channel produces the protein MIIFKKLYFQATNLSWLVLTACTAVLIIFSTICLPLIEPETFTSYLDALWFTMTTMLTVGYGDLFPTTGAGRIFTILFLYVIGIGLFASFIGKAVDSLTLYRRQKERGDLMFEGKKHIVIIDWSHKAENAMKEILERDSKVEIVVIDTIEKAKQVNERIHFIRGRATDSDVLRKANAQHAKAVLIFSDDKIEDQILADGKSLMIACAVERISPGVHTTVEIEREEHILNFSHIKVDNFILSNATIAKLAVDSIF, from the coding sequence ATGATCATTTTCAAAAAGCTGTATTTTCAAGCGACCAATCTTTCATGGCTGGTTTTAACCGCCTGTACAGCCGTATTGATTATTTTTAGCACAATTTGCTTGCCGTTGATCGAACCGGAAACATTTACAAGTTACTTGGATGCCTTATGGTTCACGATGACAACCATGCTGACGGTCGGCTACGGGGATTTGTTTCCAACGACTGGCGCAGGAAGAATTTTCACGATCCTTTTCTTGTACGTCATCGGAATCGGGTTGTTTGCTTCTTTTATTGGCAAAGCGGTGGATAGTTTAACGTTATACAGACGGCAAAAAGAAAGAGGGGATTTGATGTTCGAGGGAAAAAAACATATTGTGATCATTGACTGGTCACATAAAGCGGAAAATGCAATGAAGGAAATATTGGAACGGGACTCGAAAGTGGAAATTGTGGTCATTGACACCATTGAAAAAGCGAAACAAGTAAATGAGCGCATTCACTTTATCCGGGGACGAGCCACGGATAGTGATGTGCTGCGAAAAGCAAATGCACAACACGCCAAAGCGGTGCTGATCTTCTCCGATGATAAAATCGAAGACCAAATACTTGCTGACGGCAAATCGCTGATGATTGCATGTGCAGTTGAACGCATCTCACCGGGTGTCCATACGACAGTTGAAATCGAGAGAGAAGAGCACATCTTGAATTTTTCGCACATTAAAGTGGATAATTTCATTTTGTCAAATGCCACAATCGCAAAACTGGCAGTCGATTCGATTTTCTAA
- a CDS encoding Fur-regulated basic protein FbpA, producing the protein MEHQIPESKFEDKRSVIIEDLVAQNVFKIDGRQLYELSLYELMKTYTDKN; encoded by the coding sequence ATGGAGCACCAAATACCGGAATCGAAATTTGAAGATAAGCGGTCAGTTATCATTGAAGATCTTGTTGCACAAAACGTCTTTAAAATTGATGGCAGGCAACTATACGAATTGTCCCTTTACGAATTGATGAAAACCTATACAGACAAAAATTAA
- a CDS encoding amidase family protein gives MHQKKLEEYRLTKLDEMTIAEMQKELAEGHITSEELILMYLENISLRDSNTSAVLELNPDALQIAQALDFERKLKGPRSALHGIPILVKDTMDTADKMHTSAGSLALKDHYALKDANVVKKLREAGAIILGKTNMTEWANFMSDKLTNGYSSRGGQTKNPYGAFDVGGSSSGSAAAVASNLAAAALGTETSGSIVDPAAQNNLVGIKPTMGLIGRTGIIPISHTQDVPGPLARTVEDAVAVFASLIAVDPDDPITLQAEPFEKYNWSIHFKKDGLQGVKLGVARGLFEDSISKEQLALFEDALEKMKACGAEIIDNVDLGADQEDLGFAVLLHEFKADLNAYLGKSNPLNPIRSLEDVIAYNNKHPKEMLPFGQNLLEQANMTTGKLNEREYIEALERNRFLAAEQGIADTLKQVGADALVLPQAFGCNINAAAGFPAVAVPYRISETGEPFGIMFTAQAFSDPQLIEYAYAFEQATKGRTKP, from the coding sequence ATGCATCAGAAAAAGTTAGAAGAATATCGACTGACAAAATTAGATGAAATGACGATTGCTGAAATGCAGAAAGAACTTGCTGAAGGGCATATTACTTCGGAAGAACTGATCTTGATGTACCTGGAAAACATCTCTCTTCGTGATTCCAATACGAGTGCCGTTTTGGAACTAAATCCAGATGCCTTGCAAATTGCGCAAGCGCTCGATTTTGAACGCAAGCTTAAAGGACCTCGTTCGGCCTTGCACGGCATTCCGATATTAGTGAAAGACACAATGGACACCGCAGACAAAATGCACACGAGTGCCGGTTCCCTTGCTTTAAAAGACCATTATGCATTAAAAGATGCCAATGTGGTAAAAAAGCTGCGCGAAGCGGGAGCCATTATTTTAGGGAAAACGAATATGACAGAATGGGCAAACTTCATGTCCGATAAACTGACCAACGGCTACAGTTCAAGAGGCGGCCAAACAAAAAATCCATATGGAGCATTTGACGTAGGAGGATCCAGTTCAGGTTCCGCTGCTGCGGTTGCTTCAAATTTGGCTGCAGCAGCTCTTGGCACAGAAACATCGGGTTCAATCGTGGATCCTGCGGCGCAAAATAATTTGGTTGGCATTAAACCGACGATGGGTCTGATTGGGCGCACCGGCATTATTCCGATTTCCCACACGCAAGATGTTCCGGGGCCTCTCGCACGGACGGTAGAAGATGCGGTGGCTGTATTTGCATCGTTGATCGCTGTTGATCCGGACGATCCGATTACGTTGCAAGCAGAACCGTTTGAAAAATACAATTGGTCCATCCACTTTAAGAAGGATGGCTTGCAGGGAGTAAAGTTAGGCGTGGCGAGAGGGTTATTTGAAGACAGCATATCCAAAGAGCAACTGGCTTTGTTTGAAGATGCGCTCGAAAAAATGAAGGCGTGCGGTGCGGAAATCATCGACAACGTCGACCTTGGCGCAGACCAGGAAGATTTGGGATTTGCGGTACTGCTGCATGAATTCAAGGCAGACTTGAATGCGTATTTAGGGAAATCCAATCCTTTAAATCCGATCCGCTCATTAGAAGACGTTATTGCGTATAACAACAAACATCCAAAGGAAATGCTGCCTTTCGGCCAAAACTTGCTTGAACAAGCCAATATGACGACCGGCAAACTGAACGAAAGGGAATATATTGAAGCGCTTGAACGAAACCGCTTTTTAGCTGCGGAACAGGGAATAGCCGATACGTTGAAGCAAGTCGGAGCGGATGCACTTGTGTTGCCGCAAGCTTTTGGCTGCAATATCAACGCGGCGGCGGGCTTTCCAGCCGTAGCCGTTCCTTATCGTATTTCGGAGACGGGGGAACCGTTTGGCATCATGTTTACTGCCCAAGCTTTCAGCGACCCACAGCTGATTGAATATGCTTATGCATTTGAACAAGCAACAAAAGGGCGTACAAAACCATAA
- a CDS encoding TetR/AcrR family transcriptional regulator, protein MNSKKQNLINAAYSLFINKGYNATSIQDILDEAGVSKGTFYNYFTSKSECLIAIMESIASEIRQKRMAAAVGKAVNDPEVLAEQLRIRIQLNREKNLFALYESIFYSQDEELKKFSRHSYVTELEWISSRIVDLFGEQAEPYALENAAITHGSIQQLVHMWKISSSDELPTAELAAFIIRRLSSAITKQIESGDRFIQEKKLIADIPAEIISFDLLSRQLSAHAELLDEEDADTKQLVTFLAEELSSGNPRKLICESVLSTLANSPLHENALVVLLEKVWKHLQKP, encoded by the coding sequence ATGAATTCTAAAAAGCAAAATCTCATTAACGCAGCTTATTCTTTGTTCATTAATAAAGGCTATAATGCGACTTCCATTCAAGACATTCTTGACGAAGCCGGCGTTTCAAAAGGCACTTTCTATAATTACTTCACTTCTAAAAGCGAATGCCTAATAGCGATCATGGAATCCATCGCCAGTGAAATCCGCCAAAAGCGGATGGCTGCCGCTGTCGGCAAAGCGGTAAACGATCCGGAAGTACTGGCTGAGCAATTGCGCATCCGCATCCAACTCAATAGGGAAAAAAACTTATTCGCTTTGTACGAAAGTATATTTTATTCACAGGACGAAGAGTTGAAGAAATTCTCAAGGCACTCCTATGTGACTGAATTAGAATGGATTTCTTCACGGATTGTTGATTTATTCGGCGAACAGGCAGAACCTTATGCTTTGGAAAATGCCGCTATCACCCATGGCTCTATTCAGCAACTGGTTCATATGTGGAAAATAAGTTCCTCCGATGAATTGCCTACAGCTGAGCTGGCAGCTTTTATCATTAGACGTTTGAGTTCGGCCATCACCAAACAAATAGAGTCCGGCGACAGGTTTATCCAAGAAAAGAAACTAATTGCTGACATACCAGCCGAAATTATTTCATTCGACCTATTGAGCCGCCAATTAAGTGCGCACGCTGAACTGTTGGATGAAGAAGATGCCGATACCAAACAGCTCGTCACTTTTTTAGCAGAAGAGTTAAGCAGTGGCAACCCAAGAAAATTAATTTGCGAGAGTGTCCTATCGACATTGGCAAATTCTCCGTTGCATGAAAACGCGCTTGTGGTGTTGCTTGAAAAAGTCTGGAAGCACCTTCAAAAACCATAA
- a CDS encoding MDR family MFS transporter → MTEQKKPPYGIIAILFTGAFVTIFTQTLLNIALPEIMADLNVTPSTVQWLVTGYMLVNGILIPASAFFIQRYSNRSIFILAMSLFSLGTLLAGLAPTFSILLAGRMIQASGAALMMPLLMNVILAAFPVEKRGSAMGVFGLVMVVAPAIGPTLSGFIVEHYSWRVLFFIILPVALISLALGIFKLKNLTFQDRNISLDKPSLVLSSIGFGGILYGFSSAGTMGWDNVAVYGTIAIGVVSLIVFIFRQLKLKEPLLEVRIYKYPMFALSSVISITLSMSMFSAMILMPIYVQTIKGISPIDSGLLMLPGALVMGFMSPVTGRLFDKFGAKVLAIPGLAIVVATTYLFSQLSLETTYFEIMAIYTVRMFGISMVMMPVMTNGLNTLPMKAYPHGTAINNTLQQVAGAIGSAFLITLMNTRAESTGKDLAMSGAAPESIKNIAMLDGINFAFFVSTFIALIALILALFIKKPVRPASEAEKAIVYKQKEVTE, encoded by the coding sequence ATGACAGAACAGAAAAAACCGCCTTATGGCATTATTGCAATACTCTTTACCGGGGCGTTCGTAACTATCTTTACGCAGACCTTATTAAACATCGCTTTGCCTGAAATTATGGCAGACTTGAATGTCACACCTTCAACAGTGCAATGGCTTGTAACGGGTTATATGCTGGTGAACGGTATTTTGATTCCGGCAAGTGCGTTCTTTATCCAGCGCTACTCAAACCGCTCAATCTTCATTTTGGCGATGTCGTTGTTTTCACTCGGCACATTGCTGGCAGGACTGGCGCCGACATTCAGCATCTTGCTTGCAGGCAGAATGATTCAAGCTTCTGGTGCAGCGCTCATGATGCCGCTCTTGATGAATGTTATACTGGCAGCTTTCCCCGTAGAGAAGCGTGGCTCGGCCATGGGAGTATTCGGTCTTGTCATGGTCGTGGCTCCTGCAATCGGACCGACACTTTCCGGATTTATCGTTGAACATTACTCATGGCGGGTGTTGTTCTTCATCATCTTACCGGTCGCTTTGATTTCGCTGGCACTCGGGATCTTCAAATTGAAAAACTTGACGTTCCAAGACAGAAACATCTCTTTGGATAAACCATCACTCGTTCTTTCAAGCATTGGGTTTGGCGGCATCTTATACGGCTTCAGTTCTGCCGGAACAATGGGTTGGGACAACGTGGCAGTGTACGGCACAATAGCGATCGGCGTGGTTTCGCTTATCGTCTTCATTTTCCGCCAATTGAAATTGAAAGAACCGTTGCTTGAAGTGCGCATCTATAAATACCCGATGTTCGCTTTGTCATCCGTAATTTCAATTACTCTTTCCATGTCGATGTTTTCGGCTATGATATTGATGCCGATTTATGTACAGACGATCAAAGGCATATCGCCGATCGATTCAGGTTTGTTGATGCTTCCAGGCGCCCTCGTTATGGGCTTTATGTCGCCGGTTACAGGCCGGCTCTTTGATAAATTCGGTGCCAAAGTGCTGGCAATTCCAGGACTGGCCATCGTTGTGGCAACTACTTATTTGTTCAGCCAATTGTCGCTTGAAACTACTTATTTTGAAATCATGGCCATCTACACGGTTCGTATGTTTGGGATTTCAATGGTCATGATGCCGGTTATGACGAACGGATTGAACACTTTGCCGATGAAAGCTTATCCGCACGGAACAGCGATCAACAATACATTGCAACAAGTCGCCGGAGCAATCGGTTCTGCATTCCTGATCACGCTGATGAACACGCGGGCGGAATCGACGGGCAAGGATTTGGCAATGAGTGGTGCAGCTCCTGAGAGCATCAAGAATATTGCCATGCTTGACGGCATCAACTTCGCGTTCTTCGTTTCCACATTCATTGCGCTTATTGCATTAATATTGGCGTTGTTTATCAAAAAGCCGGTTCGTCCAGCTTCTGAAGCGGAAAAAGCAATTGTCTACAAACAAAAAGAAGTAACTGAATGA
- a CDS encoding DEAD/DEAH box helicase, producing the protein MTFINELNPILQEKWEKSGFETPMPIQEQMIPEMIAGNDIVAESPTGSGKTLAYVLPILQRVNPAKASIQAMIIAPSQELSMQIVNVLRDWTEGTDITVAQLIGGANMQRQLEKLKKKPTIVVGTPGRLNELVKTKKLKMHEIRTIVLDEGDQLMAREHRNIMKDLIEKTQHDRQLVLVSATITEEVEMVAERLMTHPTRLSVTAEDLPMFGKVTHSFIKVDERDKTDLLRRISHIEGVKALAFVNNLDQLLMKENKLKFRDAKIVALHSEMKKDERKKALDSFRKGEVSVLIATEVAARGLDIDLVTHVIHVDVPQTVDQYLHRSGRTGRAGADGEVLTLLAYADERHYKKFTKELPSKPVQKVLHGGKLIEGSSKTISAKGK; encoded by the coding sequence ATGACTTTTATAAATGAACTCAATCCAATTTTGCAAGAAAAATGGGAGAAATCCGGATTTGAAACTCCGATGCCTATTCAAGAACAAATGATTCCGGAAATGATTGCCGGCAATGACATCGTAGCAGAATCTCCGACAGGATCTGGTAAAACGCTTGCTTATGTTTTGCCAATTCTTCAACGCGTCAATCCCGCTAAAGCTTCTATTCAAGCAATGATTATCGCTCCATCCCAGGAGCTGTCAATGCAAATCGTCAATGTCCTGCGCGACTGGACGGAAGGTACCGACATAACAGTCGCACAATTGATTGGCGGTGCCAATATGCAGCGCCAACTTGAAAAACTCAAGAAAAAACCGACGATTGTAGTAGGGACGCCAGGCCGGTTAAATGAACTAGTGAAAACTAAAAAATTGAAAATGCATGAAATCCGTACAATCGTTTTAGATGAAGGCGACCAGTTAATGGCGCGCGAGCACCGCAATATCATGAAGGATCTAATTGAAAAAACACAGCATGACCGCCAGTTAGTCCTAGTATCTGCAACGATTACGGAAGAAGTTGAAATGGTGGCGGAACGATTGATGACGCATCCTACGCGCCTTAGTGTGACAGCAGAAGATTTGCCGATGTTCGGCAAAGTGACACATTCCTTTATCAAAGTGGACGAACGCGACAAAACCGATTTGCTGCGCAGAATTTCTCATATTGAAGGCGTAAAAGCTTTAGCGTTCGTAAACAACTTAGACCAGTTATTGATGAAAGAAAACAAACTTAAGTTCCGTGACGCGAAAATTGTCGCACTGCATTCTGAAATGAAAAAAGACGAAAGAAAAAAAGCGCTTGATTCCTTCCGAAAAGGTGAGGTTTCGGTGTTGATCGCGACAGAAGTGGCTGCACGCGGATTAGATATTGATCTTGTGACACATGTAATTCATGTAGATGTGCCGCAAACTGTTGACCAGTACTTACATCGTTCGGGCAGAACAGGAAGAGCGGGGGCAGACGGGGAAGTCTTGACGCTTCTCGCATATGCCGACGAACGCCATTATAAGAAATTCACCAAAGAATTGCCTTCAAAGCCGGTGCAAAAAGTGCTCCATGGAGGCAAGCTGATCGAAGGATCGAGCAAAACAATTTCCGCAAAGGGGAAATAA
- a CDS encoding aminopeptidase produces the protein MTFEEKLEQYAQLTVSVGLNVQKGQLVVINTTTDTIEFTRLVVKKAYEAGAKMVQVNYNDPVHTRIHFEMAPDEAFQEYPKWSVVQRDEVIDTGGSFLWIDAEDPDLLTGIPAKRLAASQKAAGKALERYRQAVGSDKVAWSIVAIPSQKWAEKIFPGHEPEEGMRKLWEAIFKTVRIGEGDAVQLWKEHIETLEKRASQLNDKKYAKLHYQSTDTDLTITLPEKHIWLTGAAKTPQGNAFIANMPTEEVYTVPAKYGVDGQVRNTKPLVYQGNIIDGFSLTFEKGKIVKAEAEIGQELLREMIGADEGAAYLGEVALVPHHSPISDSNILFFNTLFDENASNHLAIGDSYPTCYEGARDLERAQLESIGLNTSIVHEDFMIGSEKMDIDGIFEDGSREPIFRNGNWAF, from the coding sequence ATGACATTTGAAGAAAAATTGGAGCAGTACGCACAATTAACGGTTTCTGTAGGACTGAACGTCCAAAAAGGCCAGCTGGTGGTTATAAACACCACGACCGATACAATTGAATTTACGCGCCTTGTTGTGAAGAAAGCCTACGAAGCCGGAGCAAAAATGGTTCAAGTGAATTACAATGATCCGGTCCATACGCGAATTCATTTTGAAATGGCGCCAGACGAGGCTTTCCAAGAATATCCGAAATGGTCCGTCGTCCAACGCGACGAAGTTATTGACACGGGTGGTTCATTTTTATGGATCGATGCAGAAGACCCGGATTTGCTTACGGGCATTCCAGCTAAGCGGTTGGCGGCTTCCCAAAAAGCTGCTGGTAAAGCTTTAGAGCGTTATCGCCAAGCTGTAGGTTCCGATAAAGTGGCATGGTCAATCGTGGCAATCCCATCTCAAAAGTGGGCGGAAAAGATATTCCCTGGCCATGAACCTGAAGAAGGAATGCGCAAGCTATGGGAAGCGATTTTCAAAACGGTGCGCATTGGGGAAGGCGACGCTGTCCAATTGTGGAAAGAACATATCGAGACATTGGAAAAACGTGCTTCTCAGTTAAATGATAAAAAATACGCCAAACTGCATTATCAATCTACGGACACGGATTTGACCATTACTCTTCCGGAAAAACACATTTGGCTTACAGGAGCTGCTAAAACCCCTCAAGGCAATGCGTTTATCGCCAATATGCCGACAGAGGAAGTTTATACAGTACCGGCTAAATACGGGGTAGATGGACAAGTCCGCAATACAAAACCGCTCGTTTATCAAGGCAATATCATCGATGGGTTTTCCTTAACATTTGAAAAAGGGAAAATAGTAAAAGCAGAAGCGGAAATAGGGCAGGAATTGCTTAGAGAAATGATTGGTGCGGATGAAGGCGCCGCGTATTTAGGCGAAGTGGCTTTAGTGCCGCATCATTCGCCGATTTCGGATTCTAATATTCTATTTTTTAACACGCTGTTTGATGAAAATGCCTCAAACCATTTGGCGATCGGCGATTCCTATCCGACTTGCTATGAAGGAGCCCGCGATTTGGAGCGTGCGCAATTAGAGTCGATCGGGTTGAATACATCGATTGTCCATGAAGATTTCATGATCGGTAGCGAAAAAATGGATATTGACGGCATTTTCGAAGACGGATCAAGAGAGCCGATTTTCCGGAATGGAAACTGGGCTTTTTAA
- a CDS encoding SGNH/GDSL hydrolase family protein has product MLMIAIAILAIFSVSFSAEAAIKIPAVYVALGDSLAAGQTPDSKIDAGYADLIAQELSRNQPIAFYTKQLAFPGFTTGDVLERVKSEQAQQALASANIITLSAGANDLLRLVQSNPESGALAFQQIQVDFALNEARINMEAILAELEKRAPNADVYVMGYYFAYPHVRESQKEGTAKQLDRLNEILKRSAKKAGATFVSVDKGFGKNATDKVPNPGDVHPNFKGYQVMANAFFSHYQKGWKVEKLELPNPNPLTFDEVMNNQEQQQDTADGISARPSTHWTKDYLALREALLYV; this is encoded by the coding sequence ATGTTGATGATAGCAATAGCGATTTTGGCAATCTTCAGTGTTTCTTTTTCTGCAGAGGCGGCCATTAAAATACCGGCGGTGTATGTGGCACTCGGCGATTCACTTGCTGCCGGGCAAACACCCGATTCAAAAATCGATGCAGGATACGCGGATTTGATCGCACAAGAGCTGTCCCGCAATCAGCCGATCGCATTTTATACGAAACAACTGGCGTTTCCCGGCTTTACAACTGGAGATGTGTTGGAGCGAGTCAAGTCAGAGCAAGCACAGCAAGCGTTAGCTTCTGCCAATATCATTACGCTGTCTGCTGGCGCAAACGATTTGCTGCGCCTTGTTCAATCCAATCCAGAATCAGGGGCACTGGCGTTTCAGCAAATTCAAGTGGATTTTGCATTAAATGAAGCGCGTATCAATATGGAAGCTATTCTGGCTGAACTTGAAAAAAGAGCGCCAAATGCGGATGTTTATGTAATGGGATATTATTTTGCATACCCGCACGTGCGTGAAAGCCAGAAAGAAGGCACGGCCAAACAACTCGACCGGCTCAATGAAATTTTAAAGCGAAGTGCAAAAAAAGCCGGTGCAACGTTTGTTTCGGTTGATAAAGGTTTCGGTAAAAATGCTACTGATAAAGTACCGAATCCAGGAGATGTCCACCCGAATTTTAAGGGTTACCAAGTAATGGCTAATGCCTTTTTCAGCCATTACCAAAAAGGATGGAAAGTGGAAAAGCTGGAGTTGCCAAATCCAAATCCATTGACGTTCGATGAAGTCATGAACAACCAAGAACAGCAGCAAGATACCGCAGATGGCATTTCAGCCCGTCCTTCAACTCACTGGACAAAAGATTACTTGGCGCTGCGTGAAGCCCTGCTGTACGTTTAA
- a CDS encoding M20 family metallopeptidase, producing the protein MIELLKQLIQIKSDTKTGANEALLFCAGWLKDHNQEVTIHNNNGYLMLTAEKGQGNETVIWNGHVDVVPGHDSQYIPVEKMGRLYGRGSADMKAGVAAMMAAFVELDDKALSRVVQLHIVTDEEIGGHHTSEWLVNQGFSGDFVICGEPTDLKVGLQSKGVLHMDLTFTGKPAHGSRPWEGLNAIECAMMFHSKVADLPFQQESTPYFAHPSVNLAIIHAGDRYNVVPDLCQMSYDIRFLPGQASEIIVAQMAELAKTLGLDMDYKAESSTPALTTKPEHPYIQSLQQAIRKVAHSEPVMFGQHGAADTRYYAPAMGGEGAIEFGPAGADWHGDEEYVVISSIFDYKSILLVHALS; encoded by the coding sequence ATGATTGAACTTTTAAAGCAACTGATCCAAATCAAAAGCGATACCAAAACCGGTGCAAACGAAGCGCTTCTATTTTGTGCCGGCTGGCTAAAAGACCACAATCAAGAAGTCACCATTCATAACAATAACGGCTACTTAATGCTGACTGCCGAGAAGGGACAAGGAAACGAGACAGTCATTTGGAACGGCCATGTTGATGTTGTCCCCGGCCATGACAGCCAGTATATTCCTGTCGAAAAAATGGGGCGCCTTTACGGCCGCGGCTCTGCTGATATGAAAGCCGGCGTCGCGGCAATGATGGCGGCTTTTGTGGAACTGGATGACAAAGCTCTTTCCCGCGTGGTTCAATTGCATATCGTGACAGATGAAGAAATCGGCGGCCACCATACTTCCGAATGGCTTGTCAATCAAGGGTTCAGCGGTGACTTCGTCATTTGCGGCGAGCCGACCGACTTAAAAGTCGGGCTGCAGTCGAAAGGTGTTTTGCATATGGATTTAACGTTCACGGGCAAACCGGCACATGGCAGCCGCCCTTGGGAAGGCCTCAATGCAATCGAATGCGCAATGATGTTTCATAGCAAAGTCGCTGATCTTCCATTTCAACAAGAATCAACGCCATATTTTGCTCATCCATCAGTCAATCTGGCCATCATCCATGCGGGTGACCGTTATAATGTTGTGCCGGATCTCTGCCAAATGTCTTACGATATCCGCTTTTTGCCAGGACAAGCTTCGGAAATTATCGTCGCCCAAATGGCTGAACTTGCAAAAACACTTGGACTGGACATGGACTATAAAGCAGAAAGTTCCACTCCCGCTCTTACTACTAAACCAGAACATCCTTACATTCAATCGTTGCAGCAAGCCATCCGCAAAGTTGCTCACTCTGAACCGGTAATGTTTGGCCAGCACGGTGCGGCAGATACCCGCTATTATGCTCCCGCCATGGGCGGCGAAGGCGCTATCGAATTCGGACCAGCCGGCGCCGATTGGCACGGAGATGAGGAATACGTTGTCATTTCCAGCATTTTCGATTACAAGTCGATTCTTCTGGTACATGCGCTATCGTAA
- the thiT gene encoding energy-coupled thiamine transporter ThiT codes for MRNQRVLLMMEIAIFGALGFVLDFVAFKMPQGGSVSLVMIPIILIAFRRGVAAGVLTGLFVGLLQIVTGVISVTPLSFGFVVLQVILDYLVAYGVVGFAGMMRGSYLNSEKAGKTGKMITAIVAGVLIGSFLRYVVHVITGVLFFGMFAEGNVLIYSIIYNATYMIPVFLLAAVVCSILFAAAPKLVNSEA; via the coding sequence ATGAGAAATCAACGCGTTTTGTTAATGATGGAGATTGCAATTTTTGGAGCACTTGGATTTGTACTTGATTTTGTCGCTTTCAAGATGCCGCAAGGAGGGTCTGTCAGTTTAGTGATGATTCCAATCATCTTGATAGCTTTCAGAAGAGGCGTAGCTGCCGGTGTGCTTACAGGCTTGTTTGTCGGCTTGCTGCAAATTGTCACAGGTGTCATTTCGGTGACGCCGCTTTCCTTTGGATTTGTCGTTTTGCAAGTTATCCTGGATTATCTTGTCGCTTACGGTGTCGTCGGATTTGCTGGAATGATGCGAGGCAGCTATTTGAATAGCGAGAAAGCAGGAAAGACCGGCAAGATGATTACAGCAATTGTGGCAGGTGTCTTGATTGGATCTTTCTTGCGGTATGTGGTCCATGTTATCACAGGGGTCTTGTTCTTCGGAATGTTTGCTGAAGGCAATGTTTTAATCTACTCGATCATTTATAACGCTACGTATATGATACCGGTTTTTTTATTAGCTGCTGTGGTGTGTTCTATACTTTTTGCAGCCGCTCCAAAATTGGTGAACAGCGAAGCGTAA
- the map gene encoding type I methionyl aminopeptidase gives MIATTEKDIEMLKKAGQMVAKIREEMKAATKPGVTTKELDELGGRLFKELGGISGPKSEYDFPGFTCISVNEEVAHGMPGKRVIQEGDVVNIDVSGSYEGYFSDTGISFVVGEGYPEKEKLCEVALSSFERAMTKVKAGAKLNQIGKAVEREAKDQGLFVIKNLTGHGIGKSLHEAPQHVLNYYDAWETTILKEGMVLAVEPFISQKAEHIIESGDGWTFITPDQSLVAQIEHTVLVTKGEPILLTKLD, from the coding sequence ATGATTGCAACAACTGAAAAGGATATTGAAATGTTAAAAAAAGCCGGCCAGATGGTCGCTAAAATTAGGGAAGAAATGAAAGCCGCAACAAAACCAGGCGTCACGACGAAAGAGCTGGATGAACTTGGCGGACGTTTGTTTAAAGAACTTGGCGGCATATCAGGACCAAAATCGGAATACGATTTTCCTGGGTTTACATGCATCAGCGTCAATGAAGAAGTAGCGCACGGCATGCCTGGGAAGCGGGTTATCCAAGAAGGCGATGTTGTTAATATTGATGTTTCCGGTTCATATGAAGGCTACTTTTCAGACACGGGCATTTCATTTGTTGTCGGAGAAGGCTATCCGGAAAAAGAAAAACTTTGTGAAGTTGCCCTTTCGTCATTTGAGCGGGCAATGACCAAAGTGAAAGCTGGCGCAAAACTAAACCAAATCGGCAAAGCGGTTGAACGCGAAGCGAAAGACCAAGGTCTTTTTGTTATCAAGAATTTGACAGGGCATGGCATCGGCAAGTCTCTTCACGAAGCGCCTCAGCACGTGTTGAACTATTACGATGCTTGGGAGACGACCATTTTAAAAGAAGGCATGGTTCTTGCCGTTGAACCGTTCATCTCGCAAAAAGCAGAGCACATCATCGAATCAGGTGACGGCTGGACGTTCATCACACCGGACCAATCGCTGGTCGCTCAAATTGAACACACGGTTCTTGTAACAAAAGGCGAACCGATTCTGTTGACTAAGTTAGATTGA